One part of the Leucobacter triazinivorans genome encodes these proteins:
- a CDS encoding primary-amine oxidase, whose translation MSHTPDSTHTHGKRVTTPTAAVHPLDPLTGDEIAEARRILADAGRLTEHTRVPRMLPVDPAKTDLAAWRPGDALDRRIRVTLLDRSTGIASEAIVAVTRGEIDAFRVLPNAEEPYGQPQYLFEEYADAADIVKASPEWRAAMRRRGLETHMELAFCSPLAPGFFGREDEVGRRIVRSHTYLRFDEHDSPWAHPIEGLVVHVDLTERRVIRIDDEGDVPVPEQHGNYGLDAQGPARTSLTPIEITQPEGPSFSVDGALVRWENWSFRVGFTQQEGLVLNQIAFRDGDEERSVATRASVPEMVVPYGDTSVSRYWISYFDAGEYLLGKNANSLALGCDCLGVIHYFDAFVPDDHGNPVKIPQAICMHEEDYGILWKHTDLEGRAETRRSRRLVVSTFSTIGNYDYGFFWYFYLDGSIQVEAKATGIVFAGAGIPGSDNPHAPEIAPGIFTPIHQHLFCARLDVAIDGEDNTLHEVEAVRIPTGPDNPHGNAFTWSDTQLTSEAEAQRIADGLTSRVWEVRSAHRTNYVGKPTSYRLIPEGKMLLAAQPEATVHGRAAFATKHLWGTQYAPDELYPAGFFPNAHAPGAGLPEWTQQDRSLDGEDIVLWHTFGPTHIPRTEDWPIMPVDYSGFWFKPHGFLDQNPAMDLPADARASSSDRATGTGSADCCSPG comes from the coding sequence ATGTCGCACACGCCCGATAGCACCCACACGCACGGGAAGCGGGTCACCACGCCCACCGCCGCCGTGCACCCGCTCGATCCCCTCACCGGGGACGAGATCGCCGAGGCTCGTCGCATTCTCGCCGATGCCGGACGCCTCACCGAGCACACGCGCGTACCGCGCATGCTGCCCGTCGATCCCGCCAAGACGGATCTCGCGGCCTGGCGGCCGGGCGATGCGCTGGACCGCCGCATCCGCGTGACCCTGCTCGATCGCAGCACGGGTATCGCCTCCGAGGCGATCGTCGCAGTGACCCGCGGGGAGATCGACGCGTTCCGCGTGCTGCCCAACGCGGAAGAGCCCTACGGCCAGCCGCAGTACCTCTTCGAGGAGTACGCCGACGCCGCCGACATCGTCAAGGCCTCGCCGGAGTGGCGGGCCGCGATGCGCCGCCGGGGCCTTGAGACGCACATGGAGCTCGCCTTCTGCTCCCCGCTCGCACCAGGGTTCTTCGGCCGCGAGGACGAGGTGGGCAGGCGCATCGTGCGCTCGCACACCTATCTTCGCTTCGACGAGCACGACAGTCCGTGGGCGCACCCGATCGAGGGGCTCGTGGTGCACGTGGATCTCACCGAGCGCCGGGTGATCCGCATCGACGACGAGGGCGACGTGCCCGTGCCCGAGCAGCACGGCAACTACGGGCTCGACGCGCAGGGCCCCGCCCGCACGAGCCTCACGCCCATCGAGATCACCCAGCCCGAGGGGCCCTCGTTCTCCGTCGACGGCGCGCTCGTGCGCTGGGAGAACTGGAGCTTCCGCGTCGGCTTCACCCAGCAGGAGGGGCTGGTGCTCAACCAGATCGCCTTCCGCGACGGAGACGAGGAGCGCTCGGTGGCGACCCGCGCGAGCGTCCCGGAGATGGTGGTGCCCTACGGCGACACCTCGGTGAGCCGCTACTGGATCAGCTACTTCGACGCCGGCGAGTACCTGCTCGGCAAGAACGCGAACTCTCTCGCCCTCGGCTGCGACTGCCTCGGCGTGATCCACTACTTCGACGCCTTCGTGCCGGACGACCACGGCAATCCGGTGAAGATCCCGCAGGCCATCTGCATGCACGAGGAGGACTACGGGATCCTCTGGAAGCACACCGACCTCGAGGGCCGGGCCGAGACCCGACGCAGCCGGCGCCTGGTCGTGAGCACCTTCTCGACGATCGGCAACTACGACTACGGCTTCTTCTGGTACTTCTATCTGGACGGCTCGATCCAGGTCGAGGCGAAGGCCACCGGAATCGTGTTCGCGGGCGCAGGGATCCCCGGATCCGACAATCCGCACGCCCCCGAGATCGCGCCGGGCATCTTCACGCCGATCCACCAGCACCTCTTCTGCGCCCGCCTCGACGTGGCGATCGACGGGGAGGACAACACGCTCCACGAGGTCGAGGCGGTGCGGATCCCCACGGGCCCGGACAACCCCCACGGCAACGCGTTCACCTGGTCCGACACCCAGCTGACGAGCGAGGCCGAGGCGCAGCGGATCGCCGACGGGCTCACGAGCCGCGTCTGGGAGGTGCGCTCGGCCCACCGCACCAATTACGTGGGCAAGCCCACCTCGTACCGGCTGATTCCGGAGGGGAAGATGCTGCTCGCCGCGCAGCCCGAGGCGACGGTGCACGGCCGCGCGGCCTTCGCGACCAAGCATCTCTGGGGCACGCAGTACGCGCCCGACGAGCTGTACCCCGCGGGCTTCTTCCCGAACGCCCACGCGCCGGGGGCCGGCCTGCCCGAGTGGACGCAGCAGGATCGCTCACTCGACGGCGAGGACATCGTGCTCTGGCACACCTTCGGCCCGACGCACATCCCGCGCACCGAGGACTGGCCGATCATGCCGGTCGACTACTCGGGATTCTGGTTCAAGCCGCACGGCTTCCTCGATCAGAATCCGGCGATGGATCTGCCCGCGGACGCCCGCGCGAGCAGCTCGGACCGCGCGACCGGCACCGGATCCGCCGACTGCTGCTCCCCCGGCTGA
- a CDS encoding SDR family NAD(P)-dependent oxidoreductase, whose protein sequence is MAPQNSENEGRVVVITGGGTGIGAAIAERYASEGAHVVVVGRRQGPIAEVAARIGGTAVVADASDGASSRAAVAQVVEKFGRLDVLVANAGGHGFSPVGETSDDDWASSITVNLSTAFVMAREALPALLETGERHGGAQIVIVSSLAGLFAGPSVAGYTVGKHALIGLTRSLARDYSRRGVRVNAVCPGWVRTPMADSEMDEFAEHAPEIADREAGYAAVTRDVPLGRPAEPAEIASIVRFLGSPQSSYMTGAVLVADGGAHVVDLPTVAFEHAGM, encoded by the coding sequence ATGGCACCCCAGAACAGCGAGAACGAGGGACGCGTCGTCGTCATCACCGGCGGCGGCACCGGCATCGGCGCGGCGATCGCCGAGCGCTACGCGAGCGAGGGCGCGCACGTGGTCGTCGTCGGCCGCCGGCAGGGCCCGATCGCGGAGGTCGCGGCCCGCATCGGCGGCACCGCGGTCGTGGCCGACGCCTCCGACGGGGCTTCGTCGCGGGCCGCCGTGGCGCAGGTGGTCGAGAAGTTCGGGCGCCTCGATGTGCTGGTCGCGAACGCGGGCGGGCACGGGTTCTCGCCCGTCGGAGAGACGAGCGACGACGATTGGGCGTCGTCGATCACGGTCAACCTCTCGACGGCGTTCGTGATGGCGCGCGAGGCGCTCCCGGCGCTCCTCGAGACGGGGGAGCGCCACGGCGGCGCCCAGATCGTGATCGTCTCATCGCTCGCGGGGCTCTTCGCCGGGCCCTCAGTCGCCGGCTACACGGTGGGCAAGCACGCGCTCATCGGCCTCACGCGCAGCCTTGCACGCGACTACAGCCGGCGCGGGGTGCGGGTCAACGCCGTCTGCCCGGGATGGGTGCGCACGCCCATGGCCGATTCCGAGATGGACGAGTTCGCCGAGCACGCGCCCGAGATCGCCGATCGCGAGGCGGGGTACGCGGCGGTGACGCGCGATGTGCCCCTGGGGCGCCCGGCCGAGCCGGCCGAGATCGCATCGATCGTGCGGTTCCTCGGCTCGCCGCAGTCGTCGTACATGACGGGCGCCGTGCTCGTTGCCGACGGTGGTGCGCACGTCGTCGATCTGCCCACGGTCGCGTTCGAGCACGCCGGCATGTGA
- a CDS encoding ABC transporter ATP-binding protein, whose amino-acid sequence MSELHLSGVTVSRGAGPVVSDVDLTLRQGEILALVGPNGAGKTSLLESISGVIGHSGGDIAIDGESIAKWKRVQRSRAGIAHIEQGRAIFPSLTVRENLLLTAKTDAAVQEVLASFPELQKRIDSQAVLLSGGEQQMVVLARAFASRPRFLLIDEMSLGLAPVVFMRLLPLIQQFAESGVGVLLVEQFTHLALGIANDAMVVSSGRVSHAQAPAAALRDDEAMLRQAYLGG is encoded by the coding sequence ATGAGCGAACTGCACCTGAGCGGCGTCACCGTGAGCCGCGGGGCCGGCCCCGTGGTCTCGGACGTCGACCTCACGCTGCGCCAGGGCGAGATCCTGGCGCTCGTCGGGCCGAACGGCGCGGGCAAGACCAGCCTGCTCGAATCGATCTCCGGGGTCATCGGGCACTCGGGCGGCGATATCGCCATCGACGGCGAATCGATCGCCAAGTGGAAGCGGGTGCAGCGCTCTCGCGCGGGGATCGCGCACATCGAACAGGGGCGGGCCATCTTCCCGTCGCTGACGGTGCGCGAGAACCTGCTGCTCACGGCGAAGACCGACGCCGCGGTGCAGGAGGTGCTGGCCTCGTTCCCCGAGCTGCAGAAGCGCATCGACTCGCAGGCGGTGCTGCTCTCGGGCGGCGAGCAGCAGATGGTGGTGCTGGCACGAGCGTTCGCGTCGCGACCGCGCTTCCTGCTCATCGACGAGATGTCGCTGGGGCTCGCCCCCGTCGTGTTCATGCGGCTGCTGCCGCTGATCCAGCAGTTCGCCGAGTCGGGGGTGGGCGTGCTGCTCGTGGAGCAGTTCACCCACCTCGCCCTCGGCATCGCGAACGACGCGATGGTCGTCTCGAGCGGCCGCGTCAGCCACGCGCAGGCGCCGGCCGCCGCGCTCCGCGACGACGAGGCGATGCTGCGGCAGGCCTACCTCGGCGGGTGA
- a CDS encoding ATP-binding cassette domain-containing protein — translation MLLANRRMRAVLPVAVAVVSLGVAWALSVGLSGYTVYLAISMVTATISILGLGVVTGSAGIIALCQLTFGAIGAWVVTFLNQNEAPGGFVVWLIAGAAVAALAGVLLGLPALRLRGVNLAVVTLGAAAAFDVLLVQTQFPGQTEGLSVERPGLFSSDREYFFFAMIVLIVCAYLVFLLQRSRVGSSWKAVSFSERGTAAVGQSVRSAKLSAFAVSAALGGVAGGLLAGQVGIPYASSFTPIMSLALYILAVMSGAYLIDMAVFGGVLWVLVPELLKRWGVPQDWGFVIFGLLGIQALTSGSNLGEAIRGGFRKRAGKRAAAAAEAQPDDVGTSVLDVFAVPEAAEPVPADAAPVLEVRDLGVQFGALKANDDVSLEVKPRSIMGLIGPNGAGKSTFVDAVSGFLPQHTGTVLLDGEDITRLSPVARARKGLRRTFQQDRVPPQLTVEAYVRFVARKRLDHDELADALAFLGCPPPEAQLASVDVGTRRLIEVAAAVLSGPRVLILDEPAAGLSHEEHLQFGHRLTRIPSRFDTAIVLIEHDLDLVRSVCTELTVLDFGRVLAQGPSTEVLDDPAVIAAYMGDAEMTQ, via the coding sequence CGCCACGATCTCGATCCTCGGTCTCGGGGTGGTGACGGGATCCGCGGGCATCATCGCACTGTGCCAGCTCACCTTCGGCGCCATCGGCGCCTGGGTGGTCACCTTCCTGAACCAGAACGAGGCCCCCGGAGGCTTCGTCGTGTGGCTGATCGCCGGCGCCGCCGTCGCGGCCCTCGCCGGCGTGCTCCTCGGCCTCCCCGCGCTGCGCCTGCGAGGCGTCAACCTCGCGGTGGTCACGCTGGGCGCCGCCGCAGCGTTCGACGTGCTGCTGGTGCAGACCCAGTTCCCCGGCCAGACCGAGGGGCTCTCCGTGGAGCGGCCCGGCCTCTTCTCGAGCGATCGGGAGTACTTCTTCTTCGCGATGATCGTGCTCATCGTGTGCGCATACCTGGTCTTCCTGCTGCAGCGCAGCAGGGTCGGGAGCAGCTGGAAGGCGGTGTCGTTCTCCGAGCGCGGCACGGCGGCCGTCGGCCAGAGCGTGCGCTCCGCGAAGCTGTCCGCATTCGCGGTCAGCGCCGCCCTCGGCGGCGTCGCCGGCGGCCTGCTGGCCGGCCAGGTGGGCATCCCCTACGCCTCGAGCTTCACGCCGATCATGTCGCTCGCGCTCTACATCCTCGCGGTGATGAGCGGCGCCTACCTCATCGACATGGCCGTCTTCGGCGGCGTGCTCTGGGTGCTCGTGCCCGAGCTGCTCAAGCGCTGGGGCGTGCCGCAGGACTGGGGATTCGTCATCTTCGGCCTGCTCGGCATCCAGGCGCTCACGAGCGGGTCGAACCTCGGAGAGGCGATCCGCGGCGGGTTCCGCAAACGGGCCGGGAAGCGGGCCGCCGCAGCGGCGGAGGCTCAGCCCGACGACGTGGGCACGAGCGTGCTCGACGTCTTCGCGGTGCCGGAAGCCGCCGAGCCGGTGCCCGCCGATGCGGCGCCCGTGCTCGAGGTGCGCGATCTCGGCGTGCAGTTCGGCGCGCTCAAGGCCAACGACGACGTGTCTCTCGAGGTCAAGCCGCGCAGCATCATGGGACTCATCGGACCGAACGGCGCCGGCAAGTCGACCTTCGTCGACGCGGTCAGCGGCTTCCTGCCGCAGCACACCGGAACCGTGCTGCTCGACGGTGAGGACATCACCCGCCTCTCCCCCGTGGCCCGGGCGCGCAAGGGGCTGCGGCGCACGTTCCAGCAGGATCGGGTGCCGCCGCAGCTGACGGTCGAGGCCTACGTGCGCTTCGTGGCGCGCAAGCGGCTCGACCACGACGAGCTCGCCGATGCGCTGGCGTTCCTCGGCTGCCCGCCCCCCGAGGCTCAGCTGGCGAGCGTCGATGTCGGCACGCGACGCCTCATCGAGGTCGCGGCGGCCGTGCTGTCGGGTCCGCGCGTGCTGATCCTCGACGAGCCCGCGGCCGGTCTCTCGCACGAGGAGCACCTGCAGTTCGGGCACCGGCTCACCCGGATCCCGTCGCGCTTCGACACCGCGATCGTGCTGATCGAGCACGATCTCGATCTCGTACGCTCCGTCTGCACCGAGCTCACCGTGCTCGACTTCGGCAGAGTGCTCGCCCAGGGACCGAGCACAGAGGTTCTCGACGACCCGGCCGTGATCGCGGCCTACATGGGAGATGCGGAGATGACGCAATGA